Below is a genomic region from Chryseobacterium scophthalmum.
CAAGTTTTGTAGCGGGAGTAGCTGTACCTATACCTATATTTCCAGCGGGAACCATCGAATTTCCGGTAAGTCCCGTTCCATAGATAATTCCACCAATATTAAGCTGGTTATTTCCTGTTGAATCGGCCAATTGTTGGCGTGAACCAATTACAATATTATTAGTAGTTGCATCTTCTAGTCTATTTCCTGCTGCAAATCCAATTGCAATATTGTGAGAACCTGTTTTATTAAGAGTATTTGATAAGGCATTTTTCCCAATAGCTACATTAAATTTACCTGTAGTATTAGAATCAAAACTATTTGTTCCCACAGCAACATTACCTCCTCCTGTTGTATTTGAAATCATAGAACTATGTCCTAAAGCCACATTATTTTCTCCAGTAGTAGTCTTGTTTAAACTATATGCACCTATCACTGTATTGAATGTACTTGATACATTAGCCTCTAAAGCATGGTTTCCTACTACCGTATTAGACTCGAAATTACCCGCTCCTCTTCCTATAGTAATTCCATTTAAATTTAAGTCTCCACCTGCAATTTTTTTAATGGTATTACTAGCATCTACTGCTTTATAAGTACGTTCTACTTCTGTATTATTTGTTTTTACTACAAAATCTTGAGCATCGGTTGTTCCTATAAAATTTGTTCCGGCGGTTGTTCCATTATTACCTAAAATAGACCAGTCATTTCCGCCGGCTCCGTTACTTCCAGTGGTAAGCTTTTGCCAAATATTTCCATCAAAATAAAAATATCCTATACTTGTAACGTTTACGGTTTTAGAAGTTGTATCTGCAGAAGCCAATGCTTCTGTAACATATACCAGACTTGCTTTCTGGTCTGCAGTATAAAGTGCATCTTTAGATTTCAGCTCAGATCCTTTCAATCTAGGAGCAATAATTCCATCTGCCTTTGTAAGATCAGACGGTTTCCCTTTTACATCTAAAGTAGCTTTAGGAGTTTCTGTATCGATTCCGACTTGCGAATACGCAGCACCAGATACCAATACGCTGATTGTAAAAATAATTTTTTTCATCATTCAGTTTTTTAAATTGTTATACTAAATTTTCAAACAACTCTCAGTTTTGAGCTTTCATAGTTGTGTTTACCTAATTCCTTCGCAGGAATTTCAAAAAAAATCGTAAAAGTTAGTTATAGGTAAGTATAGTTTTTAGGAAGAGTTGAATATCAACTCTTTTTGCAAGCAAAATTATAGGAAAGTCAATTGCTCACTTTTTTCGAAAATTTTTTTTTCATGCCTTTGTGTTTTGTTAAATAAACTTTTTTGTGTGTCATCTGATTGTCATAATTTCCGAAAATTAAAACAACCCGTTTTTAGAATCGTATCAAGTGGGAGATTAAGAAGATTAAATTGAGGGAATTGAAAACTTATTAATCTCGACACTTAACTTTTCGGGAGCAAAACTAGCCCCATTTGAAACTTCACACAAATAAAAGGTTTGTAATTTTCTCGAATTTTACAACCATAAAATTTAAATTACCTGTTGAAAATCAACAATTTATAAAGTTTTTCATAAAATTACTATCTAATCAAATTATAGCTTTTTTTACAACTTGATAGCTTACATTTCGTCGACATTTTTATTTTTTTCCGCTAATGAAGAGATAAATTTTGATGGGGTAATTTTAGTTTTTTTAGTGAAGACTTTTGTAAAATAGCTATGTGAAGAAAAACCAGCCAAATCTGAGAGATGCGTAAGTTTGTATTTACTGCTTTCTGGGTTTTCATGAAGATATTCGAGAATATATTTAATTCTTAAATCATTAATATATTCATTAAACGATTTACCCCGATGTTCTTTTAAAATACAGTTTATATATTTTGTATTCGTATCCAAAATACTTACAAAAGTACTTTTTGTGAAGTTTTTAGCTGTAAAAGCTTTTCCTTTTTCAAACTTTTCCAGTTTTTTTAATAAATCTATTTTTGTTGCATCTAATATTAAATGTGATTTTGGATCTTCGCAATCCGAAACAACTTCTTCGTCATTATTATCTTCTATTACATCAAAGCTTTCTTTCTTTTTATTCCTTTCAAGTTCTTTTATAATCTCTTCAAAATATATTTTTTGCTTTTTTCTTTTTCTCCTTTTAAACACCAAAACACCAACCGACAGAATAACAGCAAGTAAAATAAAAATATATTTATATTCTTTTTGATGCTCCAGATTAATATCCTGTCTATTAATTTCCCCGTTAATAACTTTGATGCTTTCTTTTTTAGAATGATCTTTACGTGTTACAAATTCAGCAAAAAGCACCTCTCTTTTTTCTGAAGTATCAATATTAAGCTTTAAACGCTGTTCTAATAAAACAGTTAATCTCTCGTCCATTTCACTTTTTCTGGCAATATCAATTGCTTTATCAAAATAATCTGCTGCACTTTTCTTATCTTTTTCTTTAGCCGCAATCACAGCTTTACACACGTAATATATTTCTGACCTCCAATTAAACTCGTCAGAAAATTGCGAAATATCATATGTAGATTCAAAAGAAGAAATCTGTTTTTCAGCTTCTTCTACATTGCCTATTTTGAGGTAATCGAAAGCCAAATAACATCTTGAAAAGGCAAATTCAGAGATGGCAAATTGAGGGAAGTTTTTATCTGAGCTTTTTTGAGAATAATTATTACAGCGTACACGATATGGAATGGCTGCATCAAACTTTTTTTCATTTTCTAAAGAAATCGCCTTTAGTTTCAACGTCATTGCAGCTAAATAAGGATTATCTGATTTTTGAGCAGTTTTTTCTGCCTTACTCATATATTGAGTGGCTTTTTGCATAACCCCGGACTTATGATAAGACAGAGACAAATAATAACTGGCAATAAAACCTCCTTCTAATGAATGCTGCTCCAGGAATAAAGAATCAGCTTTTTTAGCATAGAAAATACTTTTACTAAAATTCCCTTTTAAATAATACCCAACAAAAAGGTAAAGATAGCTTTTAGAAGTTTCAGCATCAGTATTAGATGTCTTAAGCATTTTCTCACCCTCATTAATTATTTGTCCAGAACTTTTAAAAGATTTTTGGTAAATATCAAAGGTTGATTCAGATATGTTTATTTTGTTTTGCCCAAAACAGGTAACTGCAAACAAAAAGATTACAATTTTTAATACTTTCATCATCAATGCGTTTTTCTGAGTTAATTTTTAATACAGCCTGAATGAATATTAAATTTTTACTTTAACAATCAAAAACATATATAAAAAATACAGTCCCTTATTTTATTTTTAGAATAAGAATACGGTTCATAAAGTAACACAATAAAACTTATATTATGATAAAAATTGACCACACACTTACCACATATTATAACTTCTAAGAGGTTATAATGCAATTTGTTGTTAAAAAAAATCATTTTATTACCATTACAGAAAAAACATTCGTTTTCAAATTGAATATAAACTGAAAAAAAATAAAAAGCCCTTCACTGATAATCAGGAAGGGCTTTTAAAATAATTCGTTATTTATACATTAAATCAACATAAGTTATGTTTCATCGCAAAAAGTACGAGACCCACTCTATTTTTGATATCTAATTTAATAAAAACAGAATCTCTGTAACCATCGATTGTTTTAGGACTTACAAACATTTTGTCTGCAATTTCTTTATAGGTAAGTTCTGTACAAGCCCATTTGATAAAATCTATTTCTCTGCCTTTTAATTCTGAAAGTAAAGATGCGATTTTAGTATCTTCAGCTTTTACTTGTAATAGCTTCTGAGCAACAAAATCGGTGTAAAAACTTCCTTTTTCAAATACGGTATCAATTGCCTGAAAAAGTATCGAAGGCTGCATATCTTTCAATAAATATCCTTTTGCTCCGGCTTTCAGCATTTTGATCAGTATTTTTTCGTCATCTTCCATCGTCAATGCAATTACTTTGATATCAGGATAATGTTCTGAAAGCCATTCTGTGGTTTCAATCCCGTTTTTAAAAGGCATATTGATATCCATCAAAACTACAGCAGGTAGTTCTGGAGCTTTTTCAAGAGCTTCAATAAAATCTTCCCCATTCGGATGATTCATAATCACACGATACTGAGGATTTTCTACAATCATGTTTTCTAACGCTTTTGACATTAAAGTGTGATCATCAACAACGGCTATCGGAATTGTTTTCATTATAGGTTTTTGTAATAGGTTATTGAAGTTTGAGTTCCTTTATCAGGTTCAGATTGAATGGAAAATTCTGCATGAATAATTTTTGCTCTCAATTCCATATTTTTTAATCCGGAACCATCTTTTTTAAGGTTTGTATTAAACCCTTTTCCGTTATCAGAAATCAGAATGTCTAATTTCTCGTGGTCATCTTCAATTTTTATAGAAACATTTTTCGCTTTAGAATGCTTCAAGATATTGTTTATACTTTCCTGAATAATTCTGAAAAGAATCAAACCATGTTTTGGCATAATATCAATATCATGCTTTTGCGTGATCAGCTCTATTTTGAGCAGTCTTAATTTCTGGATTTTACTGATTTCTCTTTCCAAAGACTCTATTAATCCGAAATGAATTACCTGCTCTGTAATCAATGTCTTCGACAAATCACGGATATCCTGAATACATTCCCCTAACAATTCGTTTAATTCTACCAATTCTTCCTTTTCGGAGTCTCTCATTTTAGCAATCAATTGGTTTTGCCTTAAACGGACGACAGAAAGTTTTTGACCTAAATCATCATGCAATTCCTGACCAATATAATTTAAGGTCTGCTCTTTCATTTCGATTTGAGATGTTGCCAATTCTTTTTCAAACCGCATATCTTTTTCTTTCTGAGCAATCAATAATCTTGTTTTCTTTTGAATGAAAATCACGTAAACGAAAATCATCGTTAATACGATAATCAATAAAGTAAATGTAAATATTATGACCAATTTGTTTTCTTCCATACTTTACATTCAGGTTTGTCTAAACTTATCGGGTTTATTCCAAAATAATCCAAAAACAAGAACCCCGTTATTAATAAGGTTTAAAAGAAATAATATAAAAAAATAAAGCTCTGGTGAAACTTTTGTTCTGAAATAAAAGATAGGGATAATTCCGATATAATAAATAAGCGAACTTACCGAAATCCAAAACGGAAGATAATTCTTAATCTCAAATATTTTATCCGAGTTAAAAGTTTGATATAAAAACAAAATAATTGAAAATGTAAGCAGTAGCAGATTCACATACAACATATTGAAAGAAAATCTGCCTAAAAAGTTCTCTTCAAAGTATAACATACAAAATACGTTCACTAAAAAGATAACCATTATAACAGTCTGAATGTTTTTAAGCAGCTTAGAATCAAACAATTGGTAATAATATAATAAATAAAGAAAAAAGACAACAGAACCGCCAATGACGTAGAACGTATCTGTTGCCATTTTTATAAACTTAAAATAGAAGTAGCAGAAAAAATCTAATAATGAAAATATGACAAAGCCTGCAAAGAAAAACAAGTTTACTTTTTCGATTTTTTTATAATTTATAAAAATCAAAATCAAGACTCCCATCAAAATTATCATGGATACTTGCTTACCAATTTCTACATCCCAAACCATTTTGTAATTATTTAGTTCATCGTCTCTACAAATGCATTGGGTGGTGGTGCAAGATTCGTCATATTCATAGGCTGAATCGATTCTATATCTGCATTTTCATCTGCCACACCTCTTCTTTTCTGTCTATTTTCAGAGTTCTGCGTTTTAGTTGTTGGCATTAAAAAAACCGTTTGATATCCCGCATATTCAGGTTTAGCCATTTTATTTGTGGGATGATTCGCCGGATATTTCCCCATATAGATTCTAATTCCCACATTTTGCAAGTTTTTTTCCTTCGCATTTTCTTTTACATATTTAATGTAGCCTTCCATTTCTTCAATAGAAAACCAATACCATCGAGAATCTGGGTTTCCGTTTCGTGATTGCATAAGAACTTTATTATTGGTCGCAGAATATTCATCAAAAAGAACCCTCGCTTCTTCATGAGTAATCAGTTTCTTTTTATAACTGTCATCAACAGGAGGTTCTGGTGGTGGTGGAGTACAACGAATAACACTCAATAAAAAAACAGTTGAAAAAAGTACGCTCAAAAACGAACTTAAATCCTTAAACAAAATTGAAGTTTTCATCTTTTATAATTTATAAGGTTATGTAACAAAAGTAGTTATAAGCCCAATTACAAAAAAGAGGAAAAACACTCTTTTTTATATTGATCTAAATTTTGAATAATACATAATATAAAGTTAGTTGAAATCTCGTTCAAAAGAAGAGATAAATTCAGATAATAATTCACTGAATTTTTAGAATTAAATTGAATTTGAAATAAAAGAGAATCTTGAATTTTTGCTTTAACAAAAAGTATATAAAACAAAAAAGACTGTTAATCAATGATTAACAGTCTTTCTATGTACCCCAGACGGGACTTGAACCCGTACATCCGAAGATACAGGATTTTAAGTCCTGCGTGTCTACCAATTCCACCACCAGGGCGTGATGTGAGCGAAAAACGGGACTCGAACCCGCGACCCCAACCTTGGCAAGGTTGTGCTCTACCAGCTGAGCTATTTTCGCAATAAAGTAGTGCGGATGAAGGGACTCGAACCCCCACGCCTCACGGCACCAGATCCTAAGTCTGGCGTGGCTACCAATTACACCACATCCGCATTATTATTGAGTTATTTTAAAGAACTTGTTTCGTTTTTGTGAGTGCAAATATAGGGCAATTTTCTTTACTTCCAAACCTTTTTGAAAAAAAAATTAATTTTTTGTAAAATTTATTTCCGTGTTGCTTTATTACATTTCAATTTACTACTTTTACAAAGTTAATATTTACGATATGGAATTACAAGGAACAGTAAAGAAAATCACTGATGTTCAAACATTTGCGAGTGGTTTCCAAAAAAGAGAAATGGTTATTCTTACACAAGAGCAATATCCACAGCCAATCAACATCGAATTTTTACAGGATAAAATAAATTTGCTGGATTCTTTGAAAGAAGGAGAAAATGTAAAAGTAGGCATCAACATCAGAGGTAGAGAATGGGTTTCACCACAGGGAGAAACTAAGTATTTCAACTCTATTACAGGATGGAGAGTAGAAAAAGTTTTGGATAATGGTTCTGAACCTACCCAAGCTTCTCCGTCTCACTCTGCAGCTCCGGTTTCAAATGACAACCCTTTTGCTGGTGACGATGATGATGATTTACCTTTTT
It encodes:
- a CDS encoding helix-turn-helix transcriptional regulator encodes the protein MLKTSNTDAETSKSYLYLFVGYYLKGNFSKSIFYAKKADSLFLEQHSLEGGFIASYYLSLSYHKSGVMQKATQYMSKAEKTAQKSDNPYLAAMTLKLKAISLENEKKFDAAIPYRVRCNNYSQKSSDKNFPQFAISEFAFSRCYLAFDYLKIGNVEEAEKQISSFESTYDISQFSDEFNWRSEIYYVCKAVIAAKEKDKKSAADYFDKAIDIARKSEMDERLTVLLEQRLKLNIDTSEKREVLFAEFVTRKDHSKKESIKVINGEINRQDINLEHQKEYKYIFILLAVILSVGVLVFKRRKRKKQKIYFEEIIKELERNKKKESFDVIEDNNDEEVVSDCEDPKSHLILDATKIDLLKKLEKFEKGKAFTAKNFTKSTFVSILDTNTKYINCILKEHRGKSFNEYINDLRIKYILEYLHENPESSKYKLTHLSDLAGFSSHSYFTKVFTKKTKITPSKFISSLAEKNKNVDEM
- a CDS encoding response regulator transcription factor, with translation MKTIPIAVVDDHTLMSKALENMIVENPQYRVIMNHPNGEDFIEALEKAPELPAVVLMDINMPFKNGIETTEWLSEHYPDIKVIALTMEDDEKILIKMLKAGAKGYLLKDMQPSILFQAIDTVFEKGSFYTDFVAQKLLQVKAEDTKIASLLSELKGREIDFIKWACTELTYKEIADKMFVSPKTIDGYRDSVFIKLDIKNRVGLVLFAMKHNLC
- a CDS encoding sensor histidine kinase, which codes for MEENKLVIIFTFTLLIIVLTMIFVYVIFIQKKTRLLIAQKEKDMRFEKELATSQIEMKEQTLNYIGQELHDDLGQKLSVVRLRQNQLIAKMRDSEKEELVELNELLGECIQDIRDLSKTLITEQVIHFGLIESLEREISKIQKLRLLKIELITQKHDIDIMPKHGLILFRIIQESINNILKHSKAKNVSIKIEDDHEKLDILISDNGKGFNTNLKKDGSGLKNMELRAKIIHAEFSIQSEPDKGTQTSITYYKNL
- a CDS encoding DUF3127 domain-containing protein — translated: MELQGTVKKITDVQTFASGFQKREMVILTQEQYPQPINIEFLQDKINLLDSLKEGENVKVGINIRGREWVSPQGETKYFNSITGWRVEKVLDNGSEPTQASPSHSAAPVSNDNPFAGDDDDDLPF